The nucleotide sequence atgcatgcactgacacaaaaatgcatttgcccacctatctaaatgcaggaaataatgtgaataagccctatttcaaaaaacggtggagtgttcctttaaagtaaTGACAGATCTTTTTTGTCCTTATTGTGATATACATCCGAGTGAAACAGATTATCGAAAAGACTTGGTTCTATCCATCAGTTGTTGgttggatggaggcagatctgaatgcgatcttgaatttttatttcatgccGACCATCTTGGTTACCATTTTTAGTAGTTACCTACAAGTACAACTATTATTTACTTGACTAACAAATCTCCAAAAGTGTTAGTAAAGATTACAATAAATGTGTCATAAATGTTGCTTATTCAGTTTAAATTATGCtgtttaacattatttttcaGCTTAGTTAAGTTAACTCTTCCATCTCATACTGACTTTGATCCAATCTGAGATACTTCCATAACAAATGAGAAAAGACAAAGTGTGTCAGAGAGATGTCTTTATGGGTGACCTTTGCATGTGGTCAATAGGGATGGAATGCAGATTGTTAGGGCACTCGTGGTGCCCCTGTGTAATTTTCAACAGTTCCCCTCCTCTGCCCTTTCCTCTCACTCCATCCTTTCCTTCCCATAATTCTCCACATTCTTTTGACTTTCAGCCTGTCATTTGACTGCTGCGTTTGTTCCGTTAACTCCTGAAAATCTCCAAAATAGTACATATAAATGTCCACAGGCAGCTAAAGTTGCCATGACATAAAAAATTACcctatctattttctaaatggatgttataaacaaataatttttgttgttgctgacttgtattgtttaatcaaaatgtcataaccaGTGCGAACCACAGTCTTCTCTCATGTGACATATGCAGGACTTCTGTGCGACTTCACCTGAGCTCATCTGCATCCACTTTTGATTGCAACACCtacatctcaaaatccaatcaacaaACCAAGGACAGAACACTCACATGTACATCACAATAAGGGAATAAAAAGATCTTGCTGCTACTTCCATGCGACTTTACATTGAATATTATTAAAACAGCAAGTTAGTGGACCTTATACATTATAGTGAAAATGATATGCAAGAGGATTCAAAATCCATTACTCTTCATAAATGTGTGCCTCACTCTGAACACTCCCCAGCTAAAACCTGCcagaagaaatacatttttaaaaaatagtaaaacataAGGCATAACAGTGGAGTGGAGTGTACAGTCAGCCCAAACATAAGGAACTGAATGTTTTCCAATCAAAGCAGTTCTGCTCAGATTGTAGAGCGGCATTAGAAAAGAGAGGAAGCTGAAATTAAAGTGGGTGTCTGTGTGTGCCTCCAACCACTGATTTGGAAAGAAATGTAAATCAAACAGTTTACAGTAGGGAAAGCTGAAGGGAAGGGAGTACAGTTTCATAGATGATGCTGCTGATTATCTTTGGTAACCTGTATACACGCTTGAGAAAGTCACTACAGCAACGGTACGCAGCTCCAGTGATTTtatatgttttagaaaaaaaaaaaaatcactaatatCTCATTAATTATTACACACCGACAGATTAAAGTATCCTATGTAACAAAACAAGACGGATGGTGGCGGCAGTGCGATCGTCAAATGATTGCCTCCAGAAAATGATGCTGACAGAAATTCTCCTAAAACTCTAATTATAAAGAGAACCAACAGGACATATGTTACTTAGCCAGCAAACGGCTTTCATCTTCATTTAACATGTGATTAAATCCGTGCACACGCGCGGACACAGTGCAGTAAACCCCTTTAACAGGTCTGCTTCACGCAGACAGCGGCGTCTCTGTTCCTCTATCTTCCAGAAGGTTTTCATTAACCAAACCTTACCTGCGCGCGCTCCACAATAACTCCACTATGCACACAGACCTTCTCAGTTTTCAGCCACCACGCTTGCTGCAAAGCAAACCATCTCATCACACACATCATGCGTTCTCTACAGCAGCATTCCAATAAAGTCCAGTTTGGAGATTCTCACCATATCGCAATCCGGTCCTTCGGGTAGTCCAGGCGGTCGATACAGCCCAGGTAGTACGGCAGGCTGTGCGCCGAGTTCCGAGCCAGAATCACGATCATGACTTTGGGCTTGAGCAGTGAGGATTCGGGAACGGGATTGGGGTCCTGCACGTGAGCCACAAGCTCCCCACGGCAGTTTTGCGCCACCAGAGCGTAAATTACAGCCACCAACAGGAATCCCTCAGTCGGCATCTCTGCCTGATGGACACCGCTGTCACAGCctgaacggtgtgtgtgtgtgtgtgtgtgtgaatgaaagacagacagagagggtgTGTAAGGAGGGGCAGAGAGAGAGGTTCCCTCTTGACGAAAGTGGGTTGCCTCCAGCACATTTTCACACCCTTCACCATGACCGAATAGTCAGTGATATAAATCTGAACGTAATATCATTTAATGACAATATATTTCATAAAGTAGATCAATTCAAATATCCTACTTACCGTAACAGCCCCCGAAGCAACAAGCTGGCAATGCAGACAATGCTGCCtgcaaatatgcaaaaataaataagtagcctACTGCGCAGAACATTTACTAACTaaacatttaataacaaaataaaatatttatttattttgactttttaacACTGTCGCCCAGAGCTCTTTAATCCCATTCGATTCCCTCCATTCTTTCCACATTGCTCATTTAATTTATCCATCGGCTGCTCAAGCTCACCTCATCCCAACACTTCTGAGAGTTCAGTCCTGACATCGTCCAGTTCCCTTCTACAGCTGACACCTGCTGCTCTTTCAAGCaactttaataatttgttttaggtGGCAAATACCTAACTTTAAGTTGTATAGTATTGTACAGTATAAGATAACTGTAATAAGGCATTTGGGAGCAAAATACGATCACACGCGTTTCTTTTTCACGCAACATTTGATGTAATGGCGACCCCTAGTGTTTAAAATTGGAATCTAGGAACGAAGGATAAAAGTCTAATATTTTAATGCAAGTTAGCATTCAAATGATTCTGCTGGGTTAGGCTACTGGAATTCATTTACCTTGCTAAATCAAGTTTAAGATGGTATCTGGATTTTGGAACATGTTAGCATGTACCACCTGCGAGGTTAGCTAGCTGTCTTCCAACAGAGTTCAGCAGCAGTTAGCATAATACCTTACTAGCCTACATCTgtgcattttaaagtaaaaaaaaaatggttaaaatatgGTCACAAGACAAATATATAGGCTATTACACAGAGACCACACATTTGAACCTGCAGGTTCTCCATCAGAATGATATTTGAAATTATAGGGATATATAAATGTTTCATCATTCAGCTGACAGAAAAAGTCTTTGAGGACAGTTAAAGCAGAAGTTTGGCTCAGTTATTCTAGCTGGTGCAAACCTGCTTTCTGTCTGCTATGTCAATGACTTTGTCTATGACtgatacaaatacaaattctCACATTAAGTGTGGTATTCTGACAGTTTCTGCAATATTTTACTCCACTAAAAACATGTGAGAAGTTTGGATCAGGCCACTAGTGTCAAGTCCCAAAAGCAATGCATACACCATTCAAGGAATTCAAGGAAGGTTGTGCTTTCTGTCTGTAGGGAAAGGTTACAGCTATTAGTAGATCGAATTCAGTGATGAAAGCGAGTTTTTACAGAGGCTAGTCTCAGCTCTGGTgggaatgtttttaaaaagtcgAGTGAATGGCAGAGAGTTTATAATAAGAGGACAGTAATGGGTTACATTTATAAAAGGTTTCTACAGTGTCAGGCATGTAGGAAGTGGTGGATGGGAAGAGAAAAAATGTGAAGGGGGGCAACAGAGGCATGCTGGATTGAGTTAACTGCTGTTAGCTCATGTTGGCAATATGACATCCAAGCAAGAGCTCTCTTAATTTATACCACATCTTTCTTTCCTCCACTTCTCCTACACACATCACCAGATGGAGCTCAATCACACACATTCATGCTCTCATGTATTAAAACTACCAAAATGATCCCTTTTACATCATTCAGATCCCCTTCAAACACACCAAAGATCCTGAAGCCCGCTCTGCTCTGTGCACACCCTCCTCCTAGAGAGCACAACAACCACTAGCTTGTGTAAAACTCTCTCAGTCATGTCACACCAGAACATGTTGTTCTTTAATGAGGCTTCACATAAGAGGGTATTATTGGGTTTTACCTCACAGTGGAAAGAATTGTCTTTGTCCATGCATATTCTTACCCGTACCGTTCTTCACTTTACAGAGCAGTACAAAAAAAGCAGCTGAAGCCTTCATATAGATAAAATATCCACAGGTTATCAATTTCcgctaaaaatttaaatgtacagtttacacatgatttactcgtcaataaatacaaattttaaataattattttgggcAAATTATATCTTTGAAATAGCCTATGCTTTATTCTTAATTACAtctagttaatatttatttttaattttattttattgatatttttcttataatgaactgtgaaatacaaaacattcaaataatcagtctggatataatatatataaacaactgtttttaaaattaatgataagaaatgtttctagagcaacAAATAagcataatgatttctgaaagattgtgTGACAATTAAGACTGGAATAGGCAAATTTTGGCTGAAActtcagctttgtcatcagaggaataaattacattaaaaaaatattaaaacagacaacagtgcgtttatattgtaattatggttacaatattacagtttttggtGTATcctgattattttaaaatgcagccttggtgaatggtgagcaggagatgttttacgaaaacattttgaattgtagAAATAATGTGccatttaaatactgtatataaacaaaaaGTGTTACAAAGGTATCACaagtaaaaatagtttaaaaaaattattaaactattaactattaaaaaatagtttacagagattttaaaatgtttacctcTTAACTATTAAAAATTTATAGTTTGTGTCACTTTTTGCggcatgtcaattttttttcagttgtgcTGCACAAGAGTTTTTAGTATTAATAAATGCATAGACTGTCAAAAGCAAGTAAATTAAAGCTGTGGATGGAGCCCATCAGAGTTTAACCAGTGGAAACAGTATTTTGTCGGaatatcttaaaggggtcatatgatgctgcaaaaaataacattatttggtgtaataaaatgtgtttaagcggtttaaggttcaaaaaacataactttccacatactgtacattattgtttctcctctatgccctgcctttctgaaacgtgttgatttttacaatgCTCATCAGTCTGAAACGCAAGgtgagctctgattggccagctatccgtGCATTGTGATTGaacgaatacctcaagcatgtgacagaaatgttacaccccttaacatatCATGATGCCCTGTCTGGCCAGAGCAACGAgatattaacaaaaaacattacaaacatgatataaacatgatagtttggcctcttttggaaggccaaagtagtttcactttctcaATGAAACAGCATCACAAACCATGGCCTTGAGAGAGCCGCggcctagagtgagtggaggccaGCTTGAGTGAGCAGAGGTGGGCGGGCTTGAGAATGGCAAAGCGGATTCTATGAAGTAACGTCAGTTGGGCTTGCGGCAACCACCTGTGACAACTCCGGGCTGGACTCCACTTCGTCCACGGTGAAAGCGAAATCCGgcaatccacagtgcaaagttgatgtatttcctcagcgactaGCACAGATCAGCTCCAGGCCTGAAGAAGTGGATATGTTTCTCtcttggaaggccaaacaaaatagtttcactttcacagtgaaacacacagcatctataCGACATTGCGATGGCGgtaacaacaatactacaatgagaataaaaggttGCCTTCTGTCTTTGCTTGAACATCTGGACGACATAATGCAGAttttcccacatagtgacgtagacctgttggggcgtgttagaacgagttGTTTTCGGAGGGTGTGAATGAGTCTTCACTTtcaaaaaaatatctctttggatttgagactttagtctttgcaacttcacagatcttctttacgcatcaagagcttgtaacactccaaagacaaagaaaacatttaaaatcacatcatatgacccctttaaattaccTGAAATGTCCACCAGTAGGCTAACAACTTAACTGTAGTAAAGCTAATAAAGTTGTtaaaagaagtgaaaagcttAAACGGTGAACAGTCATACAATCTAAAACATAcactaatattcatttttaatctaatattccTATGCCGAAAACGTCCCAACATATTATAAATAATCTTGTGTAGTTCCACTCTTTAACCTGCAGGTTGAGACACACCACAACAATTGAGTGAAATTAAAACGCACATAATGTTCCCCGTCTCTGGGTGGATTCTCCGAAAAGACATTATGTTGGACAGCTATTTTGACAGCTAGATAGACATTTGTACGGTTTAATATTTTAACTCATTCTTGAAATGTAATCTACACATTTCTGCATCTGAAATTCGACCCCAGAAGCCATTAAGTATTTTTAACGTTATGAGTCAGACTACTAACAGGAAATATGACGCCTTAAtggattaaaacacacacacacacacacacacacacacacacacacacacacacacacacacacaccaattaaTAATCGGTGAAACAGCACACAAACAGAAACCATAGCTCCAGTGTCttacattttaatagaaaaagaaaacattgaaaaaagatttaaaaggaaTCAATCCAGTAATCATGACAGATGTTTGGCTAGCGCTTTGTCCCCCAAAGTGACCCCACCTCATACTGTTTAATGGTCTCTATGAACTGTAAGAGTACAGGGTGACAACCAGATGAATTTTAGTCAACAATACTGAATACTATTGAGTGAGAAAGGCAGGGTGAGAAACAGAGGTAAACACTAGCTAAACGCATATAGGCCTACAACAAACACCTCATCCCTTTGACAACAATTAACACAGTCAGACCCGGTTCTCTAACACAGATGAACACAAATACAGCCCTCgaaaaacacacaaaagacaACCCAATTCCTCTGCCATAGTCTCATCACAGTCCATTACCTTTATTAAAGGACAGCACAAACGGTCAATACGGATCTTTAAGTTAAACTCTGCCAGTGTGCAGGTGGCTGTTAGGGATATATTTGGATGTGTGTGAGTAACTAGTTTGACTGTAGTTCCGTCTATTTTCTgagaattttacaaataatagcAGGATATACAAAATGAAAGTGAGGACTTGTGTGAGGAAAGAGGGTGTGgtgatcatttatttatgtatgtatgtgtgcgtgtgtgaccGAATGCGTTATGGGGTCACTGTACAGACCTGTCCTTTACAGCACAAGCTTGAAGAGGTCTGAtctatgcaataaaaaaaaatacaataaaaataggaaaaaacAATTATGGAACAAACAAATCagtctcaacaaattaaaaaaggTCCTTCAAAAAGGCAGGAGTCCAGACTTGCCACGGCGctcatatcaaaatatcaaataatcTGCCAGTTCGTTCATATAGTCGCTCTTAATAAAATATCTCTAGTTCAataattacccccccccccccccccgaaaaaACCCACAACActccatcttcatcttcatccacTCCCAGTTATCTCCAGAGGATGTTCATAAGCTCTCTTCTGGTTCTTCCATATGTCAGTTCTTTTCCTCTGGCCTGCCACTTAAAATGCGGACTGGGAGGGGCATGTCGTCTTTCTTTTCTCCATATCCTTTCATCTTGCCTTCCTCAAAAtaatctctttttctctctctcagatggCTCTGTCACAGCGAGGAGGAGGAAGGGGCCCGTTTTAATGCTGGCCGTAGGAGGACAGGAGCAGAGGGGGACGGGGTTCCTCATTTCACGTCAGAGTGAGTCTGTGTTGATATTACATCGATCAAGCTGTTCGTTCTTCACCCCAAACCATCTAGATCTCCAAACAAGGCAACCCCAAGAGAGGAAAAGGGGTCAAGGGTGCAACAGCCTATGAGGAAAAGTCCTGCGTTCTCTCGCTCTCACAAGCACACGCTCTCACGCACTCGCACGCACACTCGCTCGCAGACTGACAGAGTGTTACAGACATAGGAAACACTGATTTTTGAGTTCACACTCGCTCTCTATTTCCATCTCTGGCAAGATCTGGCACCTCTCTGCTATGTcacatcatcctcctcctctgagCAGTAGTCCCGCCCCTAAAgaatatggagagagagaaagattaaaTAAATCGCAATTGCGATTTTCTCTCAcaacttttttttgcaattatgttaaatttattaaaaaaaaataacactgacaaTCAGATTTTTACAAACCTTGTTTAAAGTAAATTATATGGAAACCAATTGACAACACTGTCTGAACAAACAGATCCATTTCCTCAtttattaaatgataatgagGATAGTTACTcctgaataaacttttttttttttttttgcaaccctTACATGCAGTGGATATAAAAAGAATCGGACTTAGaccccactgaaaatctgtagaagactgcagtccacaaacggtcaccatcaaatttaactgaactttaAATGCAAAGAAGACTGGGCATATATTGCAAAggctagatgtgcaaagttagtagagacagagacatatcacaacagactaaaggctgtaattaaagcaaaaggtggttcaacaaaatactgacacaaaggtggtgatcctttttccatttcacagattatgtttttttgtttgttcttttattcccctgatacattttttttttaaaaaggggtGGGAATCTTTTTATACCCACACTAACCCGGTTTCAActtatttaaaactaaatctaaaatctttAGATTCAATCAATGTTAAACCAATTGATCTCAAACCTcaggagagacacacacatagataagagagggagagagaaagaaggaagtGAGTGCTGGGAAAAAACCGGAGCCATAAATATAGCATTTATTATCTCCAAAGTTCCACAGGAAGTACCAAACAAGCGGTGCACATGACGGAAGGACAAGACAATCTTTAAAAAGTCACAATCCTGATGAACAAACAGTCCTCTGAAGGGTGGTTTCATGTACACTGGCCCTTTAAAATCTCTAACCCATCTGCTGCCTGCTTTACTTCTGTGCCTCGTTCTTTTCCCCCTCCCTCCCTCACCTTCTCAATCTTCTCATCCAGCATTCTGAAGAACTCCTGCTGACTCTCTGACGTATGTATgctgagagatggagagagagagaaagttagTGGGGGTAGGAGAAGGGAAGCAACAAATACACTAGAATTTTCCATTACAACAAGCataaggaacacacacacacaaagctaccAGCTCTTGTAGGATCCAGAATGGCTGGGCAGGAATCATTTTTATAGACACATTACAGCAGGGACCATAAACCCttgcctccacacacacacacacacacagcacattaACTTAGCATTACTCaaatccacacacacataaaacaataaataacaatactAAACATGCTCTCAAACACAATTTCTTTACCTCTAGGCATTTTGAACACCATATGTATTAGCTTTCTGTGTAATGTGCTATAATTTTTACTTGGCTTTGAACATTACAAGTCCATTAagtcataaacaaataaaatattaagatcATAGATTAGTTTACTCTTAAATACTTACtagatattttgaaacattttcatCTACTGCCCAGTTAAGCGCTAAATGATTAACAAATAGCTGAATATATCACCCgaacattatttcattatttactccTTACTTCATTTGCTTTGATTTTGCTTTAAGGCCTGTATCAACTTTTCTTTCTTCCAttgaacacaaatatattttgcagAAAGTTTATGCTGCACTTTTCCATATAAACAAAAATGAGATTGGGAACCGAGGCAGTTTTTGCATGATTTTGTTGCATGCATTTTGTCAAGACTTTCACTTGGAATTTTGACAAAGGAATTTTTGGGAccatatatgaagagttcagacgCAAAAGCCTCTAAGCAAAGttaaatatatagttatatattgaaatatgtcTAATATCATCAATAAAGGTATATTGCATGAGAGTAAATATGGTTGACCTACCCCTTTAATTGACTTTTAACAAAGAACATAATTAGAAAGTGttagccttttatttattttttatttgcaatcacaaTTGTGTTACTGGTGCTTTAGAAATGCATTTTCACCATAAATAATTATGCCATTAAACCACTTGGAATTTACAGTTACATCCGAAGGCAATAAACACATTATGTTTACGTACAATGAGTTGTGAAACATATGGCACATTACGTTCAAACAGAACATGCAAATGAGATCCAGAGGGGATAAGACAGACCACAAAGCAAAACAAACCACACGCAATTTACAGACTTCTGGCACATTTTCAACAGAGCAAGAActatacccacacacacacacaaaacaaatagaaaCACACGCACAACATAAACAGAAAGTCACATGTAGAAACCCCCTCACTTCGTCTTATTGGCGCTGGGCCCAGGCACCTCTTTGTGCTGTTTGGTCCTGTGCTGCAGCGAGTTCTTCTCCTGCAGACACACCCAGAAAGAACACGTTATCACTTACTACTGTTCAAAACAAAGCCAAATTCAGCCTCCGCCGACCGTCCCTGGTGGCCCTCCGGTGCAGAGGCCCTGTTGGCTTCTGGACTTGGGCCAGAACTAGCTCCTCTGTCTAAAACACAGTATGATACAGAGGCCCTGGGAGTGACCTTACTTTGGCCACTGCTAATGAGAATGCTGCCCTGCTGAGAGACAGCAAGAGAGAGGACTGCCCTCGCTTTCACTGCGTCTCTATTCTCTTCTAACCCCCCTGAACATGGGCACCCGAGCACCTGCTCTGCCTGTACAACTTCATTAAACCGGGCAGCTTCAAGGGGACATATCATGGAAAAAGAACTTTACTTGCTCTATTTGAAATGTACTACATAGACATACTAAACAATTTATGGAAGCTATGATGCAAGAACGGAATtctttacacattttaattataaaagttGAAATCATGATCATTAGGGGTAAAAACAGGACAATAATTTATGATCACTAAATTATATTATGTATCGGAAATTTGGTcaagttttatttaattgttttggtgTATA is from Carassius auratus strain Wakin unplaced genomic scaffold, ASM336829v1 scaf_tig00002576, whole genome shotgun sequence and encodes:
- the LOC113069896 gene encoding uncharacterized protein C1orf21 homolog; the protein is MGCTSAKQVSAVPNDEEARGKAYSNGDLFTDEYKMKGVEEVKYMRGEEDRVNARNQENLEKNSLQHRTKQHKEVPGPSANKTNIHTSESQQEFFRMLDEKIEKGRDYCSEEEDDVT